The following are encoded together in the Thunnus thynnus chromosome 15, fThuThy2.1, whole genome shotgun sequence genome:
- the stmn1a gene encoding stathmin 1a: MAASEDIQVKELDKRASGQAFEVILGAPAPDAKGEFPLSPPKKKDVSLEEIQRKLDAAEERRKNHEAEVLKHLAEKREHEKEVLQKAMEENNNFSKMAEEKLNQKMEANKGNRTAIMAAMNEKFKEKDKKFEEVRKNKETKENSEEGTSED, from the exons ATGGCAGCCTCTGAAG ATATCCAGGTCAAAGAGCTCGACAAGCGGGCTTCTGGCCAGGCCTTTGAGGTCATCCTGGGTGCTCCTGCCCCAGACGCCAAGGGTGAGTTCCCCCTGTCTCCTCCCAAGAAAAAGGATGTCTCACTGGAGGAAATCCAGAGGAAGCTGGACGCTGCAGAGGAGAGACGCAAG AACCATGAAGCCGAGGTTCTGAAGCACTTAGCTGAGAAGCGTGAGCATGAAAAGGAAGTGCTACAGAAAGCTATGGAGGAGAACAACAACTTTAGCAAGATGGCAGAGGAGAAGCTCAATCAGAAGATGGAGGCCAACAAAGGGAACCGCACAGCAATTATGGCAGCGATGAATGAGAAATTCAAGGAGAAG GACAAAAAGTTTGAAGAGGTGCGAAAGAACAAGGAAACCAAAGAGAACTCAGAAGAAGGCACTTCGGAAGACTGA